The Pungitius pungitius chromosome 14, fPunPun2.1, whole genome shotgun sequence genome contains the following window.
TTCTGCCGGCTGGATGCACTGCTGAAGCGATGGAGCCCCGTTGTGTAAAGGGAAGCCTGTTTTTGAGGAGGTCGATGTAGCTTTTGGCTCACGTTGTGGTTGGACACAATAGTTGATGCCCTGTCAAGAAACGTTTACATTATATTAAGATCAGATCGCACGACAGGAGGACACTTAACGTAGCCCTAGGGTAGGCTAGCTTGTTAGCTAACGGTCGCTAGCTTAATAACAACCTGGCAAAACTACAACACACAGATGATTTTCTCTTACTGAAAACCTGATGTTTAGGTTATGGTCCCTACTAATGTCTACGATAAAAGATAAACAAGCGTTACCTTGCAAGGTGCAATACTTTTGACTTTGACGCAGTAATCATAGCTCCTCTTACGAATGACATCTTTCATAACAAGTGTTGGTAGATTGAAGCCCAGCCTACAACAAAAGGGCCGATCGCGCCTTCATTGGCTGAAATGGTTGTCTAACAAACAGATACGCCCCGATTCATTCAATACAGTTGTTTGATTCGTCAATTTTTCTTGTCACTTGTAAGGTATTGCTTCCGGTGGTAAGCTATTTTACCTTAGTTTTGTCTTTCAGGCAAATAATCTCTACAAATAACGGTATATGTTGCCCCAAAGCTAACCATAcaccagatgtttttatttaggtGGGGGTTGAAGATGACTGCAGTCGTGTCTACAGTCATGTGTTCGTGAACTGCTTGAGATTTTGACCAGTCAATTGTATGTTTGATGGCGGGGTCTTAGTGGTGCGAGGCTTCCTGGCAGGCTTCGCTGCGGGCAAACAAACACCCGAATTCACAATCAGCAGTTTCTGAATAATGGGCGTGGCTTGGATCTCGTGATACAAGGAAATAAAAGGTGCCAGCCGGGTGTTATTTATCTCACTTTCGAAACTGACGGAAGCCCATCAAAGGTAAAGGGTTTCAACATTCCATTGCTAGCGTTACTTATCAGAAGGTTATCTTTTTACCCTGTATATCAGGTAGTCGAAGAGTTAcgtattttgtgttgtgaaaCTCTACAATCCCACTCACTGCTACGTTCAGGACGTTTGAGGAAACAAACTGTCCAAAGATTTAACACGTTCTCCCTCAAGTCATACTTCTGGTGAGCTTTAGTTTTTTAATCGCGTAATGACTGTTTCGCGTTTTTTAAGGAAAGGAACCATGGACGTCCGGACTCGTTTTTTCGTGCTGCTTTGCTTGATCGGACTCACCTGTGCGGAGCCAGTGAAATTCGTTGACTGCGGTAAGTTTGACTTCACTCTTATGAAAgaccttttttagtttttattgttgCTCAAACGGCTAttaaccagaggtgtggactcgagtcatgtgacttggactcgagtcagactcgagtcatgaatttgatgtcttcagactcgacaaaacgtacaaagacttgcaactcgacttggactttaacatcgatgactcgtgacttcacttggactcgagccttttgactcgagaagacttgctacttcccatgaaaactgggggaaaacattttcacaccgctctgtttatctgcatctgtcaaaaaaatgtgcgccacctgtatgcagagagcgctgcctgcacgacatccaatcactgcagtccatttgaccgtatcaacgagacagctcgttcatgcttaaaaaaatcgggatttttgaacccggattcagactccgatggaaatcctcgccaatattatgtcaacgtccgttttaaagtactataacacagtcaatccaccattacccttcccttcgtagtctaggtctgtgaggcagcgcaccatcacccagggttccccgtccccactataataagaggacttgaaatgactctaAACTTTAATGATAAGACTTTGGACTCTACTTGAGACTTGCCTCATTTTTGACTCTTCTTGACtggggactcgagggcaacgacttgtgacttgcataacaatgactttgtcacACCTCTGCtattaacttaaaaaaatgtttcttctcAACATTGTACGTTTCCTAGaccactttttttctttatttagcacTTCTCTAAATAGAGGTCTCAAaactgaaaagaagaagaagcagcagctgacAAAGATCGAAATGCTTGGTCTCCAATTTGCGTGAACTTCCCGATAAATAAATGCCACATCCGAAGTTCCCAAGATGCTACTTGCACATGTTTGTCACGAGACTTTCTGATATGAgggttcttttatttatttattttttacatttttggaaagcTCCTTCCAGAGCCACAGGAGAACTCCACCTCTACTGTGTCATATTGCTGAATGACTCATGCAATCATGAGTATATTGGGAGATTATattctttattttctatttcaaatgcaaagcaggttggttttaatttagttttgttCCTGGGAAttcaaatttgttgtttaatctTTCTGTGTGCTTCCaggtactttttttttgaaCAGCCACtgttgtgtgtatatttttaggTTCCTCTTCTGGCAAAGTTTCCTTAGTGGAGATTTCCCCTTGTGCCAGTCAGCCATGTCCGCTGCAACGAGGACATTCCTACACTGTTAATGTGACATTCGACAGTGGTAAGGGGGCTGTTTTCAGATGACTTTTTCCAACAATTGAAGAAAATCGGCTTTTCTGAACTTGTTCATGTGGCTTAACTGTTCTAGCTGTTCAGAGCCAATCGAGCACAGCAGTGGTTCATGGCGTCATTGCTGGGGTTCCCATCCCCTTCCCCATTCCCATCGAAGATGGCTGCAAGTCTGGCATCCAGTGTCCCATCCAGAAGCAGCAGACGTATCACTA
Protein-coding sequences here:
- the LOC119227225 gene encoding NPC intracellular cholesterol transporter 2-like; this encodes MDVRTRFFVLLCLIGLTCAEPVKFVDCGSSSGKVSLVEISPCASQPCPLQRGHSYTVNVTFDSAVQSQSSTAVVHGVIAGVPIPFPIPIEDGCKSGIQCPIQKQQTYHYLTSLPVKSEYPTIKLVVEWELRDDNKKDLFCIRFPVQIVN